The following coding sequences lie in one Paraburkholderia largidicola genomic window:
- a CDS encoding SRPBCC family protein codes for MEIEQSFAVPYPRDAVWARFHDTPGIVACLPGASLTAPVDNGMLKLAMTVKLGPIIASFAGDGEMKLDDAQYCGSITGTGVDRKSASRVKGVASFALAEAAGETRVDVKVDYAIGGSLAQFSRSGIVKELATRMTEAFADNLKAKLDESGAAAGNAAVQADAMLTVQDATAAQMHGHQAEAPAQAPCVESRPAARVQPANAPLNVGNLFWKMLWARLRGIFGFASR; via the coding sequence ATGGAAATCGAACAAAGCTTCGCTGTGCCGTACCCGCGCGATGCCGTGTGGGCGCGCTTTCACGACACACCCGGCATCGTGGCGTGCCTGCCGGGTGCGTCGCTCACCGCGCCCGTCGACAACGGCATGCTCAAGCTTGCCATGACCGTCAAGCTCGGACCGATCATCGCGTCGTTTGCGGGCGACGGCGAAATGAAGCTCGACGATGCGCAGTATTGCGGCAGCATTACGGGAACGGGCGTGGATCGAAAGAGCGCGTCGCGCGTCAAGGGCGTGGCGTCGTTCGCGCTCGCAGAGGCGGCGGGCGAAACGCGCGTCGATGTGAAGGTGGATTACGCGATCGGCGGCAGCCTCGCGCAGTTTTCGCGCAGCGGCATCGTGAAGGAACTGGCCACGCGCATGACGGAAGCGTTCGCGGATAATCTCAAGGCGAAGCTGGACGAATCGGGAGCGGCTGCGGGCAACGCCGCCGTACAAGCCGACGCAATGCTCACCGTGCAGGATGCGACTGCAGCGCAGATGCACGGCCATCAAGCCGAAGCACCCGCGCAGGCGCCGTGCGTCGAATCGCGTCCGGCCGCGCGCGTTCAACCGGCGAACGCGCCACTGAATGTCGGCAATCTGTTCTGGAAGATGCTGTGGGCCCGCCTGCGCGGTATTTTCGGCTTCGCGAGCCGCTGA
- a CDS encoding amino acid ABC transporter ATP-binding protein, with the protein MNISNDVPPTIMSAVDAAVLSSSHSGETVRPGAETVLQLNGISKSFGENRVLRDVSLTVHKGETVCLLGPSGCGKSTLLRCVNWLEIPDAGTVHVSNRRMGVREGSSIKMSDAELARSRARIGMVFQHFALWPHLTVLQNVMEAPLHVLGRPRDEVRADAEHLLERVGLADKMDAFPSRLSGGQKQRVGIARALAMKPDILLFDEPTSALDPMLVGEVLNVMRSLAQEGATMVIVTHEMEFARQVASRVVFMDAGQVIESAPPKQFFSAPQTPRARQFLARFRSPYHAVDDYSEASKLA; encoded by the coding sequence ATGAACATCTCAAACGACGTGCCGCCCACCATCATGAGCGCAGTCGATGCGGCCGTGCTTTCGTCCAGCCATTCCGGTGAGACGGTGCGGCCCGGCGCGGAAACGGTCCTGCAGCTCAACGGCATCTCGAAGTCATTCGGCGAGAACCGGGTACTGCGGGACGTGTCGCTCACCGTGCACAAGGGCGAGACCGTCTGCCTGCTGGGGCCGTCCGGATGCGGCAAATCCACGCTGCTGCGCTGTGTGAACTGGCTCGAAATTCCCGACGCGGGCACGGTCCACGTGTCCAACCGGCGCATGGGCGTGCGCGAGGGCTCGTCCATCAAGATGAGCGATGCCGAACTCGCGCGTTCGCGCGCGCGCATTGGGATGGTGTTTCAACATTTTGCGCTGTGGCCGCACCTGACAGTGCTGCAGAATGTGATGGAAGCACCGTTGCACGTGCTCGGTCGTCCGCGCGACGAGGTGCGCGCGGACGCCGAACACCTGCTGGAACGCGTTGGCCTGGCGGACAAGATGGATGCATTTCCGTCGCGGCTGTCGGGCGGACAGAAGCAGCGCGTGGGTATCGCGCGTGCGCTCGCGATGAAACCCGACATCCTGCTGTTCGACGAACCGACCAGCGCACTCGACCCGATGCTCGTCGGTGAAGTGCTCAACGTGATGCGCTCACTCGCGCAGGAAGGTGCGACCATGGTGATCGTCACGCACGAAATGGAGTTTGCGCGGCAAGTGGCCAGCCGCGTGGTGTTCATGGATGCGGGCCAGGTGATCGAGAGCGCTCCGCCCAAGCAGTTCTTCAGCGCGCCTCAGACGCCGCGCGCGAGGCAGTTTCTCGCACGTTTCCGTTCACCGTATCATGCCGTCGACGATTACAGCGAGGCATCAAAGCTCGCCTGA
- a CDS encoding (2Fe-2S)-binding protein: protein MSDAFTKTIELVVNQARIADRVEPRTSLADFLREQRMLCGTNIGCEQGVCGACTIDVDGAPTRSCITSAISCAGSAVRTIEDFDDDATMNELRAAFTAEHALQCGYCTPGMLMTARDIVTRIPNADDARVRLELSGNLCRCTGYVGIVRAIRRVLDARRARAAEPLAPLTMTA, encoded by the coding sequence ATGAGCGACGCATTCACGAAGACGATCGAACTCGTCGTCAACCAGGCTCGCATCGCGGACCGCGTCGAGCCGCGCACCAGCCTCGCGGATTTTCTGCGCGAACAGCGCATGCTGTGCGGCACGAACATTGGCTGCGAGCAGGGCGTGTGCGGCGCGTGCACGATCGACGTGGACGGCGCGCCCACACGCTCCTGCATCACGTCCGCGATCAGTTGCGCGGGCAGTGCGGTGCGCACCATCGAAGACTTCGACGACGACGCGACCATGAACGAACTGCGTGCCGCGTTCACCGCCGAGCACGCACTGCAATGCGGTTACTGCACGCCAGGCATGCTGATGACCGCGCGCGACATCGTCACGCGTATCCCCAATGCCGACGACGCACGCGTGCGCCTCGAACTCTCCGGCAATCTGTGCCGCTGCACCGGATACGTCGGTATCGTCCGTGCGATTCGCCGCGTGCTCGATGCCCGCCGTGCGCGTGCGGCCGAGCCGCTCGCGCCGCTGACTATGACCGCCTGA
- a CDS encoding phytanoyl-CoA dioxygenase family protein gives MTKHLTEAQIAHFKQHGYVYPMRAISEQEAADYRRIIEQYESSSGEDVNKTLKIKGHLALPAIVELARRPAILDAVEDLIGPDIMLFGASIFAKNGRDPRYVSWHQDSTYFGLTPHEEVTVWVALTPANSVNGVLRVLPGSHSGPDLKHVETYAKDNMLAKGQTLVGIDEALAVEMPLQPGEFSMHHERTAHSSLPNRSDDRRIGFAFFYVPAHVRSASGRRRATLVRGVDRFDHWDPDTLPEYDCDPRSMSELAQTWGKYKDGEVKQAADMAAPQ, from the coding sequence ATGACGAAGCACTTGACCGAAGCGCAGATCGCACACTTCAAACAGCACGGTTATGTCTATCCGATGCGTGCGATCAGTGAGCAAGAGGCGGCGGACTATCGCCGCATCATCGAGCAATACGAGTCGTCTTCCGGTGAGGACGTCAACAAGACGCTGAAAATCAAGGGCCATCTCGCCTTGCCGGCGATCGTCGAACTTGCGCGCCGTCCCGCGATTCTCGATGCTGTCGAGGACCTCATCGGGCCGGACATCATGCTGTTCGGCGCGTCTATCTTTGCGAAGAATGGCCGCGATCCGCGCTATGTCTCGTGGCATCAGGACTCGACGTACTTCGGGCTCACGCCGCACGAGGAAGTGACCGTATGGGTCGCGCTCACGCCCGCGAACTCGGTCAACGGCGTGTTGCGTGTCCTGCCCGGCTCGCACAGCGGCCCCGACCTGAAGCACGTCGAAACCTATGCGAAGGACAACATGCTCGCGAAAGGGCAGACGCTCGTCGGTATCGACGAAGCCCTCGCGGTCGAAATGCCGCTCCAGCCCGGCGAATTCTCGATGCATCACGAACGCACCGCGCACAGCTCGCTGCCCAACCGCTCGGACGACAGACGCATCGGCTTCGCATTCTTCTATGTGCCGGCGCATGTCCGTTCGGCCTCGGGCCGCCGTCGCGCGACGCTCGTGCGCGGCGTCGACCGCTTCGATCACTGGGACCCCGATACGCTCCCCGAGTACGACTGCGATCCGCGCTCGATGAGCGAGCTCGCGCAAACGTGGGGCAAGTATAAGGATGGGGAAGTGAAGCAGGCAGCGGACATGGCCGCGCCGCAATGA
- a CDS encoding xanthine dehydrogenase family protein molybdopterin-binding subunit, with amino-acid sequence MIKRPQKRGDSNRPQGIGASLARKEDERFMLGRGEYVPNIRMVGMVDVAFVRSPIAHGHIVGIEKPEAYAHAVYTLADLEGVKPIVANSSLPGFKSSQQPVLASGKVRQVGETIAMCVAATRAEAEDIAAQVFVDFEELPAVVDMLDARREDSALVHEQWGDNVFLETFVDANPGVDLDAIRRDAPIRVHRKLRTARQSMAPMEGRGVVAHWDRRLSQLVVHTSAQMPHITRTGLAECLGLDEGQVRVIAPDVGGGFGYKGILLPEEVCCGWLAMQLDKPVRWIEDRREQLTANANCREHDYDITGYADHDGRLLAVECNAHVDSGAYSSYPFSACLEAAQVGSILPGPYKMDRFRCRTWSVATNKPPILPYRGVARTGVCYAIETIMDAIALEAGIEPDEVRLRNLVQPYEMPYDNITKKHFDSGDYPEAVRRAMAMIDLPAVRARQRRGEPDGRRIGFGMSIFCEQGAHGTSVYHGWGIPMVPGYEPAVIRLTPDGVLEVRVGVHSHGQSMETTLAQIAHEVLGIDTDRVRIVLGDTGVTPYSTGTWGSRSIVMAGGAVGRASKELKERLMKIGAHLLREPMSEVRWENGAVVGKDARRTLQEIARTWYLAPQLLPPDVDPRGLEVSTSYQAKRDSGTFSYACHAVVVAVDPALGQTEILDYTIVEDGGVLINPMVVDGQVYGGAAQGIGTALYEAMPYSEDGQPLASTLADYILPGATEVPAIRIEHMETPAPYTEFGQKGIGESGAIGPPAAIANAVNDALRGLGVRIDQLPITPRLIVEALAKQRERQANALKGMHA; translated from the coding sequence ATGATCAAACGTCCCCAAAAGCGCGGCGACAGCAATCGCCCGCAAGGCATCGGCGCGTCGCTCGCGCGCAAGGAAGACGAGCGCTTCATGCTCGGGCGCGGCGAGTATGTTCCCAACATCCGCATGGTCGGGATGGTCGATGTGGCGTTCGTGCGCAGTCCGATCGCGCACGGACATATCGTCGGCATCGAAAAGCCGGAAGCGTACGCGCACGCGGTCTATACGCTGGCCGATCTTGAAGGCGTCAAGCCCATTGTTGCGAATTCGAGTCTGCCCGGCTTCAAGAGCTCCCAGCAGCCGGTGCTGGCGAGCGGCAAGGTGCGTCAGGTTGGCGAGACAATCGCGATGTGCGTCGCCGCGACGCGCGCCGAGGCCGAGGATATCGCCGCGCAGGTGTTCGTCGATTTCGAAGAACTGCCCGCCGTGGTCGACATGCTCGACGCGCGCCGCGAAGACTCGGCGCTGGTGCACGAGCAGTGGGGCGATAACGTGTTTCTCGAAACCTTCGTCGATGCGAATCCGGGCGTCGACCTCGACGCGATCCGCCGCGATGCGCCTATCCGCGTGCATCGCAAGCTGCGCACGGCGCGGCAGAGCATGGCGCCGATGGAAGGCCGCGGCGTGGTCGCGCACTGGGACCGCCGTCTGTCGCAACTGGTCGTGCATACGTCTGCGCAAATGCCGCACATCACGCGCACGGGCCTCGCGGAATGTCTTGGCCTCGACGAAGGACAGGTGCGCGTGATCGCGCCCGATGTCGGCGGCGGTTTTGGCTACAAGGGGATTCTATTGCCCGAGGAAGTCTGCTGCGGCTGGCTCGCGATGCAACTGGACAAGCCAGTGCGCTGGATCGAGGATCGCCGCGAGCAGCTCACCGCGAACGCGAACTGCCGCGAGCACGACTACGACATCACGGGCTATGCGGATCACGACGGCCGTCTGCTCGCCGTCGAATGCAATGCGCACGTGGATTCGGGCGCGTATTCGTCGTATCCGTTTTCCGCGTGCCTGGAAGCGGCGCAGGTCGGCAGCATCCTGCCGGGGCCGTACAAGATGGATCGTTTCCGCTGCCGCACGTGGTCGGTCGCGACCAACAAGCCGCCCATCCTTCCGTACCGCGGCGTGGCGCGAACAGGCGTGTGTTACGCAATCGAAACGATCATGGATGCAATCGCGCTCGAAGCGGGCATCGAACCTGACGAGGTGCGTCTACGCAATCTCGTCCAGCCGTACGAGATGCCTTACGACAACATCACGAAGAAGCACTTCGACAGCGGCGACTATCCCGAGGCCGTGCGCCGCGCGATGGCCATGATCGACCTGCCTGCGGTGCGCGCGCGTCAGCGGCGCGGCGAGCCCGACGGCAGGCGCATCGGCTTTGGCATGTCGATTTTCTGCGAGCAGGGCGCGCATGGGACGTCGGTGTATCACGGCTGGGGCATTCCGATGGTGCCGGGCTACGAGCCCGCCGTGATCCGCCTCACGCCGGATGGCGTACTCGAAGTGCGTGTCGGCGTGCATTCGCACGGGCAAAGCATGGAGACGACGCTCGCGCAGATCGCCCACGAAGTGCTCGGCATCGACACAGACCGCGTGCGCATCGTGCTCGGCGATACGGGCGTAACACCGTATTCCACGGGCACATGGGGCTCGCGTTCGATCGTGATGGCGGGTGGCGCAGTCGGTCGCGCTTCGAAGGAGCTCAAGGAGCGGCTCATGAAGATTGGCGCTCATCTGCTTCGGGAGCCGATGAGCGAAGTGCGCTGGGAGAACGGTGCCGTCGTCGGCAAGGATGCGCGGCGCACGTTACAGGAAATCGCGCGCACGTGGTATCTCGCGCCGCAGCTGCTGCCGCCCGATGTCGATCCGCGTGGTCTCGAAGTCTCGACGTCGTATCAGGCGAAGCGCGATTCGGGCACCTTCAGCTACGCGTGTCATGCGGTGGTCGTTGCCGTCGATCCGGCGCTCGGCCAGACCGAGATTCTCGACTACACCATCGTCGAAGACGGCGGCGTGCTCATCAATCCGATGGTCGTCGACGGACAGGTCTACGGCGGCGCGGCGCAAGGTATCGGCACGGCGCTCTATGAAGCGATGCCCTACAGCGAAGACGGCCAGCCGCTCGCCTCGACGCTCGCCGACTATATCCTGCCCGGCGCAACGGAAGTGCCCGCGATCCGCATCGAACACATGGAAACGCCGGCACCTTATACGGAGTTCGGGCAAAAGGGTATCGGCGAGAGCGGGGCGATCGGTCCGCCCGCAGCAATCGCCAACGCCGTCAACGACGCGCTGCGCGGACTCGGCGTGCGCATCGATCAGCTGCCGATCACGCCGCGCCTGATCGTCGAAGCGCTCGCGAAGCAGCGTGAACGGCAAGCCAACGCGCTCAAGGGAATGCACGCATGA
- a CDS encoding amidohydrolase/deacetylase family metallohydrolase: MSQVLLKGGRVIDPAQKIDATLDVLVDKGVIAAIGPDAASQARQAELIDCSGKLVLPGLIDTHGHIFQYVTGRFGLNADQCGVQSCVTTIVDQGGPSCITMPGFRHYVAERSATRVLAFISAYLVGGLEGHYYPDLYRPDCLDADATIKSVRANRDLVKGIKAHAEIGGFARWGLDVMKIAAKIGRGAELPLYIHFGQLWPKPESGGLPVRADSIFNQVVETLKPGDILAHPFSRHPGGFVEENGQLHPLVHEAVARGLKIDVGHGSHFSFRTARIVLDAGVVPDTLGADMHGYNTHVPAPGGTPDSHPDEEHSFLGRTQFSLVSAMTSMLALGLPLQHVVAMATCNAAKMVGMEDGIGSLQLGRSADISVLDDRRGRWILEDNEGTQVITDRMLSPLFCLRDGVRHDAVSPTLPLARAA; encoded by the coding sequence ATGTCACAAGTTCTGCTCAAAGGGGGGCGCGTTATCGACCCCGCCCAGAAGATAGACGCCACGCTCGACGTTTTGGTAGACAAGGGCGTCATCGCCGCGATCGGCCCGGATGCCGCGAGTCAGGCACGCCAGGCGGAACTGATCGATTGCAGCGGCAAGCTGGTGCTGCCTGGCCTCATCGACACGCATGGCCATATCTTTCAGTACGTCACGGGCCGCTTCGGCCTGAACGCCGATCAGTGTGGCGTGCAATCGTGCGTGACGACGATCGTCGATCAGGGCGGCCCGAGCTGCATCACGATGCCGGGCTTCCGGCATTACGTCGCGGAGCGGTCCGCCACGCGCGTGCTGGCCTTCATTTCCGCCTATCTCGTCGGCGGTCTCGAAGGTCACTACTATCCGGACCTGTATCGCCCCGATTGCCTCGATGCCGATGCAACCATCAAGTCCGTGCGCGCGAATCGCGATCTCGTCAAGGGCATCAAGGCGCACGCCGAAATTGGCGGCTTCGCGCGCTGGGGGCTCGACGTGATGAAGATCGCCGCGAAAATCGGCCGCGGCGCGGAATTGCCCTTGTATATCCACTTTGGCCAGTTGTGGCCGAAGCCGGAGAGCGGGGGGCTGCCGGTCCGTGCGGATTCCATCTTCAATCAGGTGGTCGAGACGCTCAAGCCGGGCGATATCCTCGCGCATCCGTTTAGCCGTCATCCGGGCGGCTTCGTCGAGGAGAACGGCCAACTGCATCCGCTCGTGCACGAAGCGGTGGCGCGCGGCCTGAAGATCGACGTCGGCCACGGCTCGCATTTCAGCTTCAGGACCGCGCGCATCGTACTCGACGCGGGTGTCGTGCCCGACACGCTCGGTGCCGACATGCATGGCTACAACACACACGTGCCCGCGCCCGGCGGTACGCCCGACAGTCATCCTGACGAGGAGCATTCGTTCCTCGGCCGCACGCAGTTCAGCCTCGTGAGCGCGATGACCAGCATGCTCGCGCTCGGTCTGCCGCTGCAGCACGTCGTGGCGATGGCGACCTGCAACGCTGCGAAGATGGTCGGCATGGAAGACGGGATCGGCTCCCTGCAACTGGGTCGATCTGCGGACATCAGCGTGCTCGACGACCGTCGCGGCCGCTGGATACTCGAGGACAACGAGGGCACGCAGGTTATCACCGACCGTATGCTGTCGCCACTGTTCTGCCTGCGCGACGGCGTGCGTCATGACGCTGTTTCGCCGACGCTGCCGCTCGCGCGCGCCGCCTGA
- a CDS encoding FAD binding domain-containing protein translates to MKAATYDYAKPLACDEAIALISPTDGMGKFVAGSQSLGPMMNLRLAQPEMLVDLRDIAALRACRIEGENVTLGACITHSEIEDGKVDTGTRGLMEYVARGIAYRAVRNRGTLGGSLAHADPAADWINTMCALDAEFLVAGPGGARVIGNGEWMAGAFTTALEPDEILTGVRFARLSPTARWSYYKFNRKPGEFAEAIAVLIDDAARGVCRAVIGAIDAPPYAIDDAGALLRDAGPDTACFDTHLEAAGLEAGSYEHEVHRVALVRAAAGIRNQDGTRS, encoded by the coding sequence ATGAAAGCCGCGACCTACGATTATGCAAAACCTCTCGCCTGCGATGAGGCGATCGCACTCATCAGTCCCACCGACGGCATGGGCAAGTTCGTGGCGGGCAGCCAGTCGCTAGGGCCGATGATGAACCTGCGGCTTGCGCAGCCCGAAATGCTCGTCGATCTGCGCGACATTGCGGCGTTGCGCGCGTGCCGTATCGAAGGCGAAAACGTCACGCTTGGCGCGTGCATCACGCATTCGGAGATCGAGGACGGCAAGGTCGACACGGGCACGCGCGGACTCATGGAGTATGTCGCCCGTGGCATCGCCTATCGCGCGGTGCGTAATCGCGGCACGCTCGGCGGCAGTCTCGCACATGCCGACCCCGCTGCAGACTGGATCAATACGATGTGCGCGCTCGATGCGGAGTTTCTCGTCGCGGGGCCCGGCGGCGCGCGCGTGATCGGCAACGGCGAGTGGATGGCGGGCGCATTCACGACTGCGCTCGAACCGGACGAGATCCTCACCGGCGTACGCTTCGCACGCCTTTCGCCGACGGCACGCTGGAGCTACTACAAGTTCAACCGCAAGCCGGGCGAGTTCGCGGAGGCCATCGCGGTGTTGATCGACGACGCGGCACGCGGCGTGTGCCGCGCGGTGATCGGCGCGATCGACGCGCCGCCGTACGCGATCGACGATGCCGGCGCGCTGCTTCGCGACGCCGGTCCGGACACCGCGTGCTTCGATACGCATCTCGAAGCGGCGGGGCTGGAAGCGGGAAGCTATGAACACGAGGTGCATCGCGTTGCGCTCGTGCGCGCAGCGGCGGGCATTCGCAATCAGGACGGGACAAGATCATGA
- a CDS encoding MarR family winged helix-turn-helix transcriptional regulator, with translation MRTTVTDYTDIHRVRAELAERQARSPLFSRPGFLIRRMHQIHTFLFAQETGEFNITPVQYSLLTTLESLGEMDQNTLAIEVGLERSSVAEVIPRLNARGLVSRTQAEHDKRLRLVKLTPAGKRLTRKMASAVQRAHDRTIEHLTPDEREVFMLQMIRLVEANNAEGPVPLRLPDSQLLAQDESSVDAT, from the coding sequence ATGCGAACCACTGTCACCGATTACACCGACATTCACCGCGTCCGTGCGGAGCTCGCCGAGCGGCAGGCGCGCTCGCCGTTGTTCTCGCGGCCAGGCTTTCTGATCCGCCGCATGCATCAGATCCACACCTTCCTGTTCGCTCAGGAAACGGGCGAGTTCAACATCACGCCGGTGCAATACAGCTTGCTTACCACGCTGGAGTCGCTCGGTGAGATGGATCAGAACACGCTCGCGATTGAAGTCGGACTGGAGCGCTCCAGCGTCGCGGAAGTGATTCCGCGTCTGAACGCACGCGGACTCGTAAGCCGCACGCAGGCAGAGCACGACAAACGCCTGCGGCTGGTGAAACTCACCCCTGCCGGCAAGCGCCTGACCAGAAAAATGGCGAGCGCCGTGCAGCGCGCGCACGATCGCACCATCGAGCATCTCACGCCCGACGAGCGGGAAGTCTTCATGCTGCAAATGATCCGGCTGGTGGAAGCCAATAACGCGGAAGGCCCCGTGCCACTCCGGCTACCCGACAGCCAGTTGCTTGCGCAGGACGAGAGTTCGGTCGACGCGACCTGA
- a CDS encoding amino acid ABC transporter permease — MNAFDYWSIAQGALATVVLSVASIVLGVPLGLGLALIRWARVPLLNRVVVAYVSLIRSCPAVTLTLLIFFALPQFGISLDPTPAAILALTISTAAFNCEIWRAALINFPRDQYDAALAFAMPRTVRLRRIVMPQIWRASLPGLVNEMTLQIKSTPAVAVIGIVEITRAALRVGARTYDPLPPFIFALLLYGLVVFVLIKAQRVIERRQPEEARA, encoded by the coding sequence ATGAACGCCTTCGATTACTGGAGCATCGCTCAGGGCGCGCTGGCGACCGTGGTTCTCTCGGTCGCCAGCATCGTTCTTGGCGTGCCGCTGGGGCTGGGCCTCGCGCTGATCCGCTGGGCTCGCGTGCCGCTTCTGAACCGCGTCGTCGTCGCGTACGTGAGCCTCATTCGCTCGTGTCCCGCCGTGACGCTTACGCTGCTGATCTTCTTCGCGCTGCCGCAGTTCGGCATCTCGCTCGATCCGACGCCCGCCGCGATACTCGCGCTCACCATCAGCACCGCCGCGTTCAACTGCGAAATCTGGCGCGCGGCACTGATCAACTTTCCACGCGATCAATACGACGCCGCCCTTGCCTTCGCGATGCCGCGTACGGTGCGCTTGCGCCGCATCGTCATGCCGCAGATCTGGCGCGCGAGCCTGCCGGGTCTCGTCAACGAGATGACCTTGCAGATCAAGTCGACGCCCGCAGTCGCGGTTATCGGCATCGTCGAGATCACGCGCGCGGCCTTGCGTGTCGGCGCGCGCACCTACGATCCTTTACCGCCCTTCATTTTCGCGCTTCTGCTCTACGGGCTCGTCGTGTTCGTGCTCATCAAGGCGCAGCGTGTAATCGAGCGCCGCCAACCTGAGGAGGCTCGCGCATGA
- a CDS encoding DUF1116 domain-containing protein, with translation MRAADANALALSRVHAVRPQWCGVMAAREAVRLPPFTLLHAGPPFDDPRKPSAPVLSSAVLCCLYEGWANEEAHAERMIEQGEVRLESAQSYGVLTPLAAVVSPRTTLVEVADKNDPAARAWSLLGSGAGPQIRFGSRDMRILERMQWRDTMLASVLDTTFSSGPLDLFALAQAGLDDGDDLHARTTGATAALRAQLASRVDHAEVDSMLAKTPLFFLTLWMAACALMLSAAARAGQKESTLVVALAGNGERVGIRLAGAPSRWVTTIARAPEGPRIDPHQPAHAAPLTGDSGIIDAAGFGAQALAFAPEPAQAFEAYLPAGWRDRQACVHTESHPAFGRLPGVLDAARVVREGVAPMAAIAMIGADGRAGLLGRGLYTAPPELFVRALNGLSGESA, from the coding sequence ATGCGTGCCGCTGATGCTAATGCGCTCGCCCTGAGCCGTGTCCATGCGGTGCGTCCGCAATGGTGCGGCGTCATGGCGGCGCGCGAGGCGGTGCGTCTGCCGCCCTTCACGCTGCTGCACGCGGGGCCGCCATTCGACGATCCGCGCAAGCCGTCCGCGCCGGTGCTCTCGTCGGCGGTTCTTTGCTGTCTATACGAAGGCTGGGCGAACGAAGAAGCACACGCCGAGCGGATGATCGAGCAGGGCGAAGTGCGTCTCGAATCCGCGCAGTCGTATGGCGTGCTGACGCCGCTCGCGGCCGTCGTTTCTCCGCGTACCACGCTGGTCGAAGTCGCCGACAAGAATGATCCCGCAGCACGCGCGTGGTCGCTGCTGGGCAGCGGCGCCGGCCCGCAGATCCGCTTCGGCAGCCGCGACATGCGCATACTCGAACGCATGCAGTGGCGCGACACCATGCTTGCGTCCGTGCTCGACACGACATTCTCGTCCGGCCCGCTCGACCTGTTCGCGCTGGCGCAAGCCGGGCTCGACGACGGCGACGACCTGCATGCGCGCACCACGGGCGCGACCGCCGCGCTGCGTGCGCAGCTCGCCTCGCGTGTGGATCATGCCGAAGTCGACTCGATGCTCGCGAAAACGCCGCTTTTCTTTCTCACACTCTGGATGGCGGCGTGCGCGCTGATGCTGTCGGCGGCCGCGCGCGCGGGCCAGAAGGAATCGACGCTCGTGGTGGCGCTGGCGGGCAATGGTGAGCGCGTGGGCATCCGGCTCGCGGGCGCACCGTCGCGCTGGGTCACTACCATTGCGCGTGCACCGGAAGGTCCGCGCATCGACCCGCATCAGCCGGCGCATGCCGCTCCGCTCACCGGCGATAGCGGCATCATCGACGCGGCGGGGTTCGGCGCACAGGCGCTCGCATTCGCACCGGAACCCGCGCAAGCGTTCGAAGCGTACCTGCCCGCTGGGTGGCGCGACAGGCAGGCGTGCGTCCATACGGAATCGCATCCCGCGTTCGGGCGGTTACCCGGTGTGCTCGATGCGGCGCGCGTCGTTCGGGAAGGTGTCGCGCCGATGGCCGCGATCGCGATGATCGGAGCCGACGGGCGCGCGGGCCTGCTAGGGCGCGGCCTTTATACGGCGCCGCCCGAACTGTTCGTGCGCGCCCTGAACGGACTCTCCGGTGAATCCGCATGA
- a CDS encoding amino acid ABC transporter permease — MMEHFLIVWQQRADVLSGLLDTLGLLAVAAVASLVLGALLTPALMSKRPAIARIATLYVDAMRCAPFLLFVYLIYFGLPSAGIRLSNWWAGAIALILYNTAYMAELLRGAWAGLPTPMIEAARAYGFHGFGLVRRIILPQVFTVALPMIGNQLVQIVKDSAFLTVIAVGELTHQMNGIQATYFIPFAAFITAVLLYWAICLVIEGGSGLLSRFAEERRA, encoded by the coding sequence ATGATGGAGCATTTTCTGATCGTCTGGCAACAGCGCGCAGACGTGCTGTCGGGCCTGCTGGACACGCTCGGCCTGCTTGCGGTGGCGGCCGTCGCATCGCTCGTGCTCGGCGCGCTGCTCACGCCTGCGCTCATGTCGAAGCGACCGGCGATTGCGCGCATCGCGACGCTCTATGTCGACGCAATGCGCTGCGCGCCCTTCCTCCTGTTCGTCTATCTGATTTATTTCGGCCTGCCCTCGGCGGGCATCCGCCTGTCGAACTGGTGGGCCGGCGCAATCGCGCTGATTCTCTACAACACCGCCTACATGGCCGAGCTGTTGCGCGGCGCGTGGGCCGGCCTGCCCACGCCGATGATCGAGGCCGCGCGCGCCTACGGCTTTCACGGATTCGGTCTGGTTCGCCGCATCATTCTGCCGCAGGTGTTCACGGTTGCCTTGCCGATGATCGGTAACCAGCTCGTGCAGATCGTCAAGGACAGCGCATTCCTCACGGTGATCGCGGTGGGGGAACTCACCCATCAGATGAATGGCATTCAGGCCACTTATTTCATTCCGTTTGCCGCATTCATCACGGCCGTGCTGCTGTACTGGGCCATCTGCCTCGTGATCGAAGGCGGCAGCGGGTTATTGTCGAGATTCGCCGAGGAACGCAGAGCATGA